The genomic region ATGCCCGCGAGTATCCCGAAATACAATATTTCGGGCCTCAAGAGCTATGTTTCCTCAAGGAATGGTTTTAGGGCTGCCGTCCTCGTTTTCAGAATAGATCCACCCGATCTTATAGCAGTGGTTGACGCCGAGATTCTTGGTCAGTTGCGGACCGGTGCGTTGCCGGCTATGATATCTTCCATGATTGTGAAGAGGAGGAGCGTGAACTTTGGGCTGTTTGGTTCCGGATTTCAGTCCCAGACTCAATTGATTGGTATTGCTTCCGTGTTCAACGTCGAGAGAGCCTATGTGTATTCACAGCACCCTGATAACTCAAAGAAGTTTGCGGAGAAATATGCTGGAGAACTTGGAATAGATATCAAAAGCGTGGATAGACCAGAGGATGCCCTAAGAGATTCCGATATCATATCTACCATAACCAACTCGAAAACACCACTCTTCGCAGCTTCAATGCTCCCGGATCATTATCACTTGAATCTCGCGGGCGGGAACTTGCCAAACAGGATGGAGGTTGGAAAGGATGTGCTGGACAGGAGCACTTCCATAATTGTTGAGCATGTTGATCAGGCTCTGATGGAATCCGGCGAGATCATCGGTTCTGGAATCGGCAGAGACGACAGAAGAATTATCGACATGGGAAGTTTCGTATCAGATCCTTCAAAATACGAGATTGGCGGGAGAAGCGTGTTCAAAAGCATGGGAATTGGCCTAGAGGATCTCTGTGCGGCTTACGTTGTTTTGAAGAAACTGGAACAGATATGACCGCATTAACCTGCACCTGAAAGAGGAGATTTCACATTTACACGCCATTCACGATGCCTTAAACTGTTGGATCAGGCAACTTGTTCCGGTAGCTCTTCCGAAAGTGAGAGTTTCATCTTTTCCAGTATGGAAAGCAGATCAGAAATTTCCTTCTTGTCGAGAGCTTTCACTGATTCCTCCACAAACTTTGAGTGTATATCTCTGGCTCTTGTCAGTATTTTATTTCCTGCCTTTGTAATCTGGATCATTATTATTCTGCGATCGTCAGATCCCCTCACACGTTCAGCGAGTTTTTTCTCTTCCAACTTATCAACAATGCTGGTTATCCATCCCTGAGTAACGTTTGTGAGATTGGCCAGCTGGACCATGGAGAGGGAACCATTCTCAGATAGAACCCGAAGAACGGTATACTCCATGTTGTTTAGTCCTATTCTTGACAGATTTCTTTCAGCCTGTCTGTACCAAATTTTCCACACATCTTTCAGCGTCCTCCACACAAGTATGGAGCATTTTTCTTCCGAATCTGACATTTTCTCTCGTTCCTTAAGCCTTTCATGTCTGCTAGTTTTTACAATATTTAAGTACTGTCCTTAGTTTATAAATATTTTACGATATAAAGGTTACTATTGAAAGCAAATTAGCTCACATCACTCTTGAATCACAGTGTTCGGTCAAATCTTGGTAAAGACTATAACTTGTAGGCTGGTGTTCCGTTTGACACGACGAAGAAGGTTCTGCCTTGTTTACCTCCCACATTGATCTCATCTTTCCAGTGAAACTGACCCAACGTTTCATACTTTCCACCACCACTTGATCCTCTTTCATTTTGCGTTAATATTTCAGATATATCTAGTCATTATGCCACAGTAGGATCTCTAGTTTTAAACCACTTTTGTCTCGATGGCCATGAATTTTTCCTGGGAATAGTGACGACAACATCTTCGGATTACGCTCTGGGAAGATGAACAGAATAGTCGGAACTTTCATATGATTAGTGCTAAAAAATGAAATGACTTGACCTATCTTCTTGTTTTCTTAATTCCTTTTGAGTAAACTGCCACCGATGGTAAAGGTATTACTTCAAATTTGGGTGCTCTTCATCTTCCTATAAATTGCAGAATAGAGACCATATTAATACCAATTATGGTACCGATTTGGGGGACCCTAATGGACATTATTGCATGATCCGTTAGCATTCCCGTGCCTTCATACCTATTCCTACCCTAAATAGAGCATTATCCTCTGATCGCCATACCCATGTAAACTGCAGAAAATTCAACTTGAGAACTGCTCAATACATCTAGAGTATTTTTTTAAATTAGAACTATATAATCCAGTATACTTTTTAGGATAATGAGACAAATAAATTTAAATATGTCTATCAAGATCGTATAGTATGGCTGATTCAGGCGGAGAAATAAACTATGAGGAAATTGCTGGAAAGATAGATAAAAACGTAGGTAGACGGATCATCTACATGGTCACCATAGTGGCAGCACTTGGCGGATTTTTGTTCGGTTATGATAATGGAGTAATAGGCTCTGTTCTTCTTTACGTGCCGTTTACACTAACATCAAACTCAACCGCAATATTGGTATCTTATATTTCATTTGTAGCAGCCATCGGGGCGATAGTTGCTGGCCCAATAACCGATAAGTTTGGAAGAAAATCTATGCTTATCGCAGACGGTGCTATGTATTTTGTTTTTGCCATACTTGCGGCAGTAGCTACGAATCTTACTCTGCTTATAATCTGGAGATCTTTGGCAGGATTTGCTATTGGAGCTGACACTGCTGTAGCGACTTCTTATATTGCAGAGTATACGCCATCAAGATCAAGAGGAAAATATGCTTATTCGCAGCAATTGATGATATTTTCAGGGGGCGTAATTTCTTTCTGGGTAGGTTATGCGCTTGCACCAACTGCCGACTGGCGTTTGATGTTGGGCTTGGCTGCTATTCCGGCTGCCATTATGCTTATATTTAGATCATTCTTGCCAGAAAGCCCGCGATGGCTAGTAATTAATGGCAAAATTGATAAAGCAAAAGATGTCCTCAGAAGAATAGGAGTCGATATAAAAGAAACGATAATTCCACCAAGAAAGGGGGCAACATACAGAGAACTGTTAAAGACAAGATCAGTGAGGAATGCCCTTATCGTGGTAGGGCTTTGGCTTGCATTTCAACAGATAACCGGTATAAATGTAATTTTATACTATGGACCATATATATATAAATACATAGGTTTATCTGGACCTAGAGCCATACTTAATACTGCCATATCAGAAACTCTTGGCGTGATAGAGTTCTGGGTATCGTTCATGCTGATAGAGAAATGGGGCAGAAGGGGGCTTGGGATATTAGGTTATGGTGGAATATTTGGATCAATAATAATAATGCTCGTTGGAATAGCATACTTCGATGCTAACGCCCTTACTATGGCAGCTATAATTATTTTCGCTGCATCTACTCTGTTTTTGGTGTTCTTCCATGTTGGAGTTGGGGGTGTTGGATGGATATTACAGGGAGAGTCGTTGGATCCGTATTTCAGGGTAACAGGTGCCGGAATAATGGCTGCATCGGATTGGATTGCTAATGGAATAATACTATGGATATTCCCAATATGGAAAGCTGACTTTGGCCTCTTCTCATTCTTTGTATTCGAGCTTGCGCTGTCAGCACTTTCAGTGATCTTTGTGCTACTGATGGTCCCTGAAACGAAGGGAAAGACGATAGAACAGATGGATATGGTATATGGGAGACCTATCAGGGAGCTAAGAAAGAAGATATAGAAGGAGTAAATATTAATAACACTTATTTATTCTTTTTTTTAACTTATGTACAATTAGAGAGAAGCTGAAAACTCCAAGTATGGGGTTGCACATATTGTTTCGTTATATCCTTTCAAAAATGCAACTAGTTGTTTAAACTGACGGGAATAAAAAGAGGAGATGAAATCTAATGGAGATTGTAGTAGTAGGATGCAGGGGATTTGGAAAAGTTCACCTTAGGTCGATTAGAGGAATGGACATAAGCATAGTGGAAACTGACACACAAACTATAGACTATTGCAAAGAAAACTTTGAGATAAAAAAGGTCTACGGCAATCTTGATGAGGCGTTACGTTCTGATGCGCAAATAATAGATCTTGTGGTCCCTCATACACTTCACAAAGAACTTGCTATCAAGTCTATAAAAAAAGGGAAAAATGTTCTTCTTGAAAAACCACTGTCCACGTCGGTTAAAGATGGCGAGGAAATAATCATGGCAGCCTCTGCCGCGAAAGTAAAGTTCATGGTTGCGGAGCAGTATTTCTTTGATCCTGCTGTTATTAAGGCAAAGCAGTTGACAAAAGAAGGAAAAATAGGTAGAGTACACTCACTTATAGTAAGAGACCAAAGGCATTTCGTACGAAACATCTGGAAAACAAACAAGGTTCTAATGGGTGGTGGTGCATTGATTGATGGTGGAATCCACTACGTGGAGACCATACTAGATCTGGGTGGAGATTATCATAATGTCTCTGGAAAATCCGTACACGGAGGCTCTACCTTAGAAGGTGAAGACACAACCTACGCATTGTTTGATTTCACATCAGGAGCGACTGGTATTTTATTCTATAGCTGGGCTTATCAATATCCACCGATATTGCCAGGTTTCGAAATAATTGGTGCCGAAGGGTCCATCTACGAGGATGTTGGGGGAAGATCTCTCGAAGACTTTAAGTTCCCGAGTAGGAAAACAGCATATGGAGATCTTATTTTCAACGGACAGAAATTAGAGATAGAAAAATATGATGTATTTGTAAAGGAAATATCCGAATTCGCTAAATCTGTCGAATTAGATACTGATGTTCCTTATCCACCTCAAAATGCGTTGAGAAACTTGAGAGTAGTCGAAAAAATTTACGGATCTAAAACTAGCCTGTAAAACTTTCTCATAACATTATATTATTTTTTTAATGTTTGATAAGCAATTAAAGGAAGCTAGAATATTCCTACAAAAATTAGAAATATGCTAGACTACCTAAGAAGCCATAAAATTCTGAAACTAATTCGATATAAAATGTTCGAAAAATTGTTTTTTTATGCTGGATCGGAGAAGTCTCAGATAACGTCCTCTTTGATTTCTTCTGGATCAGGCTTCCTAGACACAGTCCTGCCACCATCTATTATTATTTCATTCCCAGTCATGAAACTGTTATCGTCCGATGCCAGAAAAGCTAGAAGCTTTGCGACTTCAATTGTTCGTCCCATCCGAGGGATCAAAGCTGCAGACCTTGAATCCAGTTCAGGGGAGGGGGTATCGCCACTACCTTTTGCGTATATTGGTCCTGGCATCACAAGAGTAACTAATATACCATAGGGGGCAAGATCAACTGCCATGCTTTTAGTAAGTGACCTTAAACCACCCTTGACTGTCGAATACGCAAGAGATGAATCCAGAGGGAAGAACGACTGAACTGCACCAATATTAATGATATGCCCTGGTTTATTATTTCTTATCAATTTTTGTGCGACACACCTTGACAGCAGCATCGGGACGGTCAAGTTGAGTTCAAGCATTGAATCCCATTCATCTTCCTTAATATTCAAGATGTTGAATCTTGAGTTCCTAGAAGCATTGTTTATAAGTATATCATAAACTGTATCTTCCCTAGAAATTCTATCAACAAGTCTCAATACTTCTGTTCTTACAGAAAGTTCGCACTTCACGAACTTTATACTACCTGCCGGGCTAGCCTCAATAATTTTCTGTGCTTGTGTTTCATCCCTTCCAATAATTAAGACGTTCGCCCCAAGTTCAGAAAAGTACCTTGCAG from Thermoplasmataceae archaeon harbors:
- a CDS encoding ornithine cyclodeaminase; the protein is MLYLTERDVEQNLSISDLIPALKDFISDLGAGKAYSSPRNRIIADSHILNTMPASIPKYNISGLKSYVSSRNGFRAAVLVFRIDPPDLIAVVDAEILGQLRTGALPAMISSMIVKRRSVNFGLFGSGFQSQTQLIGIASVFNVERAYVYSQHPDNSKKFAEKYAGELGIDIKSVDRPEDALRDSDIISTITNSKTPLFAASMLPDHYHLNLAGGNLPNRMEVGKDVLDRSTSIIVEHVDQALMESGEIIGSGIGRDDRRIIDMGSFVSDPSKYEIGGRSVFKSMGIGLEDLCAAYVVLKKLEQI
- a CDS encoding MarR family transcriptional regulator: MSDSEEKCSILVWRTLKDVWKIWYRQAERNLSRIGLNNMEYTVLRVLSENGSLSMVQLANLTNVTQGWITSIVDKLEEKKLAERVRGSDDRRIIMIQITKAGNKILTRARDIHSKFVEESVKALDKKEISDLLSILEKMKLSLSEELPEQVA
- a CDS encoding sugar porter family MFS transporter; its protein translation is MADSGGEINYEEIAGKIDKNVGRRIIYMVTIVAALGGFLFGYDNGVIGSVLLYVPFTLTSNSTAILVSYISFVAAIGAIVAGPITDKFGRKSMLIADGAMYFVFAILAAVATNLTLLIIWRSLAGFAIGADTAVATSYIAEYTPSRSRGKYAYSQQLMIFSGGVISFWVGYALAPTADWRLMLGLAAIPAAIMLIFRSFLPESPRWLVINGKIDKAKDVLRRIGVDIKETIIPPRKGATYRELLKTRSVRNALIVVGLWLAFQQITGINVILYYGPYIYKYIGLSGPRAILNTAISETLGVIEFWVSFMLIEKWGRRGLGILGYGGIFGSIIIMLVGIAYFDANALTMAAIIIFAASTLFLVFFHVGVGGVGWILQGESLDPYFRVTGAGIMAASDWIANGIILWIFPIWKADFGLFSFFVFELALSALSVIFVLLMVPETKGKTIEQMDMVYGRPIRELRKKI
- a CDS encoding Gfo/Idh/MocA family oxidoreductase gives rise to the protein MEIVVVGCRGFGKVHLRSIRGMDISIVETDTQTIDYCKENFEIKKVYGNLDEALRSDAQIIDLVVPHTLHKELAIKSIKKGKNVLLEKPLSTSVKDGEEIIMAASAAKVKFMVAEQYFFDPAVIKAKQLTKEGKIGRVHSLIVRDQRHFVRNIWKTNKVLMGGGALIDGGIHYVETILDLGGDYHNVSGKSVHGGSTLEGEDTTYALFDFTSGATGILFYSWAYQYPPILPGFEIIGAEGSIYEDVGGRSLEDFKFPSRKTAYGDLIFNGQKLEIEKYDVFVKEISEFAKSVELDTDVPYPPQNALRNLRVVEKIYGSKTSL
- a CDS encoding SDR family oxidoreductase, which encodes MQNLQHKNVIVTGGTHGIGERTARYFSELGANVLIIGRDETQAQKIIEASPAGSIKFVKCELSVRTEVLRLVDRISREDTVYDILINNASRNSRFNILNIKEDEWDSMLELNLTVPMLLSRCVAQKLIRNNKPGHIINIGAVQSFFPLDSSLAYSTVKGGLRSLTKSMAVDLAPYGILVTLVMPGPIYAKGSGDTPSPELDSRSAALIPRMGRTIEVAKLLAFLASDDNSFMTGNEIIIDGGRTVSRKPDPEEIKEDVI